The following coding sequences lie in one Lolium perenne isolate Kyuss_39 chromosome 2, Kyuss_2.0, whole genome shotgun sequence genomic window:
- the LOC127334990 gene encoding potassium channel KOR2 isoform X1 — protein MEREIVAEYEINEIDDTLHGSVGSRLTLFARELKWRSSSWHGSSALKLPTNCYGGSFVIDPNGRWYRMWSNMMFLWSIYSVFYTPFAFCFFRGLPEHLLDLECAQLIFLADVAVHFFLAYRDPHTHRVVYDKQRIALRYIKGSFALDMLGCFPWDAIYKFTGRMEIVRYLVWLRLYRARKIQGFFKKMEKDIRISYLFTRIVKLVTVELYCTHTAACIFYYLATTLPPAHEGGTWIGSLTMGDRSYINFRHVDLLTRYITSLYLAIVTMATVGYGDIHAVNTREMVFIVVYVSFDMLLGAYLIGNMTALIVKGSRTERFRDKMTELTRYMNRNKLGSDIRSQVKAHLVLQYESSYKRDRIVDDNIPVAIRSKTLYMDIVSKVHLFKGCSEDFLNQIVVKLHEEFFLPGEVILEQGTVVDQIYIVAHGCLEEIGIGEGESEMIISELLPYDIVGDVAVICNTPQPYTIRVCELCRLLRIDKQSLTSILQMYFKDSRQIMSNLLKGKRTESKGNQLESNITYLIAKQEADQVIGVNNAAYHGDLFRLKGLIRAGADPSKPDYDGRTALHVAASRGYEDIIRVLIQRGANVNSIDKFGNSPMLTAVKCGHDRIISLLVAHGAALNLEDAGGYLCRVVAEGKIDLLRRLLRFGVDPNCRNYDRRTPLHVAAGDGLPLVASMLVELGADVMARDRWGNTPLDEARRCSSKPLVRTLEQARAAVAADQ, from the exons ATGGAGAGGGAGATTGTTGCAGAGTATGAGATTAACGAGATAGATGACACACTGCATGGCTCTGTTGGGAGCAGGCTCACCCTGTTCGCTAGGGAGCTCAAGTGGAGAAGCAGCAGCTGGCATGGCAGCAGCGCCCTGAAGCTCCCAACGAATTGCTATGGCGGCAGCTTTGTCATAGACCCTAATGGAAG ATGGTACAGGATGTGGTCGAACATGATGTTCCTGTGGTCCATCTACTCCGTCTTCTACACCCCCTTCGCCTTCTGCTTCTTCCGGGGCCTCCCCGAGCATCTGCTGGACCTCGAGTGCGCGCAGCTCATCTTCCTCGCCGACGTTGCCGTCCACTTCTTCCTCGCATACCGGGATCCTCACACCCACAGGGTGGTCTACGACAAGCAAAGGATCGCCCTACG TTACATCAAAGGCAGCTTCGCTCTAGATATGCTCGGATGCTTCCCCTGGGACGCCATCTACAAG TTTACAGGAAGGATGGAGATAGTGAGGTACCTGGTGTGGCTCCGGCTGTATAGAGCAAGGAAGATCCAGGGCTTCTTCAAGAAGATGGAGAAGGACATCCGCATCAGCTACCTCTTCACGCGGATCGTGAAGCTGGTCACCGTCGAGCTCTACTGCACCCACACCGCCGCCTGTATCTTCTATTACCTCGCCACCACGCTGCCGCCGGCACACGAAGGGGGCACTTGGATCGGGAGCCTCACCATGGGTGACCGCAGCTACATCAACTTCAGACATGTCGACCTGCTCACCCGCTACATCACCTCTCTCTACCTCGCCATCGTCACCATGGCAACAGTCG GTTACGGCGATATACATGCGGTGAACACGAGGGAGATGGTGTTCATCGTGGTGTACGTCTCCTTCGACATGCTGCTCGGCGCGTACCTCATCGGGAACATGACCGCGCTCATCGTCAAGGGCTCCAGGACTGAGCGCTTCCGGGACAAGATGACGGAGCTCACAAGGTACATGAACAGGAACAAGCTGGGTAGCGACATCAGATCCCAGGTGAAGGCGCACCTGGTGCTGCAGTACGAGAGCAGCTACAAGAGAGACAGGATCGTCGACGACAACATACCGGTCGCAATCCGTTCAAAG ACACTGTACATGGACATAGTTTCAAAGGTGCACCTGTTCAAAGGGTGCTCAGAGGACTTCCTGAACCAGATT GTGGTAAAATTGCATGAAGAATTCTTCCTCCCTGGGGAAGTTATTTTGGAGCAAGGCACCGTGGTGGATCAGATATACATCGTGGCACATGGATGCCTG GAAGAGATCGGCATCGGAGAAGGTGAGTCGGAAATGATCATCTCAGAACTGCTTCCCTACGACATAGTCGGCGATGTCGCGGTGATCTGCAACACTCCACAGCCATACACAATTAGAGTCTGTGAACTCTGCCGCCTCTTGAGAATTGACAAGCAGTCCCTGACTAGCATCTTGCAAATGTACTTCAAGGATAGCCGTCAGATAATGAGCAACCTACTCAAG GGAAAAAGAACTGAGTCAAAAGGGAACCAATTGGAATCCAATATCACATACCTGATAGCAAAGCAAGAGGCAGACCAGGTCATTGGAGTCAACAATGCTGCCTACCATGGAGACTTGTTTCGGTTAAAAGGCTTGATCAGAGCAGGAGCAGATCCGAGTAAACCGGATTACGACGGGAGGACTGCATTG CATGTTGCTGCATCAAGAGGATATGAAGATATCATCAGGGTCCTGATCCAACGAGGAGCAAACGTCAACAGCATAG ATAAGTTTGGAAATTCGCCGATGCTGACAGCGGTGAAATGCGGGCACGACAGGATCATCTCGCTCCTGGTCGCGCACGGCGCAGCCCTGAATCTGGAGGACGCAGGAGGCTACCTGTGCAGGGTGGTCGCCGAAGGCAAGATCGACCTACTGCGGAGGCTGCTCAGATTCGGGGTAGACCCCAACTGCAGGAACTACGACCGGAGAACGCCGCTCCACGTCGCCGCCGGAGACGGCCTGCCACTCGTCGCCAGCATGCTGGTGGAGCTCGGGGCCGACGTCATGGCCAGGGATAGGTGGGGGAACACGCCACTCGATGAAGCGCGCAGGTGCAGCAGCAAGCCGCTGGTGAGGACCCTGGAGCAGGCTAGAGCTGCTGTTGCAGCCGATCAGTAG
- the LOC127334990 gene encoding potassium channel KOR2 isoform X2: MEREIVAEYEINEIDDTLHGSVGSRLTLFARELKWRSSSWHGSSALKLPTNCYGGSFVIDPNGRWYRMWSNMMFLWSIYSVFYTPFAFCFFRGLPEHLLDLECAQLIFLADVAVHFFLAYRDPHTHRVVYDKQRIALRYIKGSFALDMLGCFPWDAIYKFTGRMEIVRYLVWLRLYRARKIQGFFKKMEKDIRISYLFTRIVKLVTVELYCTHTAACIFYYLATTLPPAHEGGTWIGSLTMGDRSYINFRHVDLLTRYITSLYLAIVTMATVGYGDIHAVNTREMVFIVVYVSFDMLLGAYLIGNMTALIVKGSRTERFRDKMTELTRYMNRNKLGSDIRSQVKAHLVLQYESSYKRDRIVDDNIPVAIRSKHFALHISQTLYMDIVSKVHLFKGCSEDFLNQIVVKLHEEFFLPGEVILEQGTVVDQIYIVAHGCLEEIGIGEGESEMIISELLPYDIVGDVAVICNTPQPYTIRVCELCRLLRIDKQSLTSILQMYFKDSRQIMSNLLKGKRTESKGNQLESNITYLIAKQEADQVIGVNNAAYHGDLFRLKGLIRAGADPSKPDYDGRTALHVAASRGYEDIIRVLIQRGANVNSIDKFGNSPMLTAVKCGHDRIISLLVAHGAALNLEDAGGYLCRVVAEGKIDLLRRLLRFGVDPNCRNYDRRTPLHVAAGDGLPLVASMLVELGADVMARDRWGNTPLDEARRCSSKPLVRTLEQARAAVAADQ; this comes from the exons ATGGAGAGGGAGATTGTTGCAGAGTATGAGATTAACGAGATAGATGACACACTGCATGGCTCTGTTGGGAGCAGGCTCACCCTGTTCGCTAGGGAGCTCAAGTGGAGAAGCAGCAGCTGGCATGGCAGCAGCGCCCTGAAGCTCCCAACGAATTGCTATGGCGGCAGCTTTGTCATAGACCCTAATGGAAG ATGGTACAGGATGTGGTCGAACATGATGTTCCTGTGGTCCATCTACTCCGTCTTCTACACCCCCTTCGCCTTCTGCTTCTTCCGGGGCCTCCCCGAGCATCTGCTGGACCTCGAGTGCGCGCAGCTCATCTTCCTCGCCGACGTTGCCGTCCACTTCTTCCTCGCATACCGGGATCCTCACACCCACAGGGTGGTCTACGACAAGCAAAGGATCGCCCTACG TTACATCAAAGGCAGCTTCGCTCTAGATATGCTCGGATGCTTCCCCTGGGACGCCATCTACAAG TTTACAGGAAGGATGGAGATAGTGAGGTACCTGGTGTGGCTCCGGCTGTATAGAGCAAGGAAGATCCAGGGCTTCTTCAAGAAGATGGAGAAGGACATCCGCATCAGCTACCTCTTCACGCGGATCGTGAAGCTGGTCACCGTCGAGCTCTACTGCACCCACACCGCCGCCTGTATCTTCTATTACCTCGCCACCACGCTGCCGCCGGCACACGAAGGGGGCACTTGGATCGGGAGCCTCACCATGGGTGACCGCAGCTACATCAACTTCAGACATGTCGACCTGCTCACCCGCTACATCACCTCTCTCTACCTCGCCATCGTCACCATGGCAACAGTCG GTTACGGCGATATACATGCGGTGAACACGAGGGAGATGGTGTTCATCGTGGTGTACGTCTCCTTCGACATGCTGCTCGGCGCGTACCTCATCGGGAACATGACCGCGCTCATCGTCAAGGGCTCCAGGACTGAGCGCTTCCGGGACAAGATGACGGAGCTCACAAGGTACATGAACAGGAACAAGCTGGGTAGCGACATCAGATCCCAGGTGAAGGCGCACCTGGTGCTGCAGTACGAGAGCAGCTACAAGAGAGACAGGATCGTCGACGACAACATACCGGTCGCAATCCGTTCAAAG CATTTTGCTTTGCACATCTCCCAGACACTGTACATGGACATAGTTTCAAAGGTGCACCTGTTCAAAGGGTGCTCAGAGGACTTCCTGAACCAGATT GTGGTAAAATTGCATGAAGAATTCTTCCTCCCTGGGGAAGTTATTTTGGAGCAAGGCACCGTGGTGGATCAGATATACATCGTGGCACATGGATGCCTG GAAGAGATCGGCATCGGAGAAGGTGAGTCGGAAATGATCATCTCAGAACTGCTTCCCTACGACATAGTCGGCGATGTCGCGGTGATCTGCAACACTCCACAGCCATACACAATTAGAGTCTGTGAACTCTGCCGCCTCTTGAGAATTGACAAGCAGTCCCTGACTAGCATCTTGCAAATGTACTTCAAGGATAGCCGTCAGATAATGAGCAACCTACTCAAG GGAAAAAGAACTGAGTCAAAAGGGAACCAATTGGAATCCAATATCACATACCTGATAGCAAAGCAAGAGGCAGACCAGGTCATTGGAGTCAACAATGCTGCCTACCATGGAGACTTGTTTCGGTTAAAAGGCTTGATCAGAGCAGGAGCAGATCCGAGTAAACCGGATTACGACGGGAGGACTGCATTG CATGTTGCTGCATCAAGAGGATATGAAGATATCATCAGGGTCCTGATCCAACGAGGAGCAAACGTCAACAGCATAG ATAAGTTTGGAAATTCGCCGATGCTGACAGCGGTGAAATGCGGGCACGACAGGATCATCTCGCTCCTGGTCGCGCACGGCGCAGCCCTGAATCTGGAGGACGCAGGAGGCTACCTGTGCAGGGTGGTCGCCGAAGGCAAGATCGACCTACTGCGGAGGCTGCTCAGATTCGGGGTAGACCCCAACTGCAGGAACTACGACCGGAGAACGCCGCTCCACGTCGCCGCCGGAGACGGCCTGCCACTCGTCGCCAGCATGCTGGTGGAGCTCGGGGCCGACGTCATGGCCAGGGATAGGTGGGGGAACACGCCACTCGATGAAGCGCGCAGGTGCAGCAGCAAGCCGCTGGTGAGGACCCTGGAGCAGGCTAGAGCTGCTGTTGCAGCCGATCAGTAG
- the LOC127334994 gene encoding 23.2 kDa heat shock protein-like — MSTRYFMALCCIAVALAVAVVPAHGAILPWFGNSGGGRDDAMTSPLQEMGLLADPFRILEHVPFGFDRDDVAMLSMARVDWRETSDAHEIVVDVPGMRKEDIKVEIEENRVLRISGERRREVEERKGDHWHREERSYGRFWRQMRLPDNADLDTVAASLDAGVLTVRFRKLAPDQIKGPRVVGIAGGDDGAAAKTSIGDAGKAAGEERQAKKVEL; from the coding sequence ATGTCGACGCGATACTTCATGGCGCTCTGCTGCATTGCCGTGGCTCTGGCCGTGGCCGTGGTGCCTGCCCACGGCGCGATCCTCCCGTGGTTTGGGAACAGCGGCGGCGGGCGGGACGATGCCATGACGTCGCCGCTGCAGGAGATGGGCCTCCTGGCCGACCCGTTCCGGATCCTGGAGCACGTCCCCTTCGGCTTCGACCGCGACGACGTGGCCATGCTCTCCATGGCCCGCGTGGACTGGCGCGAGACCTCCGACGCCCACGAGATCGTGGTGGACGTGCCGGGGATGCGGAAGGAGGACATCAAGGTGGAGATCGAGGAGAACCGGGTGCTGCGGATcagcggcgagcggcggcgggagGTGGAGGAGCGCAAGGGCGACCACTGGCACCGGGAGGAGCGCTCCTACGGCAGGTTCTGGCGCCAGATGCGCCTCCCCGATAATGCCGACCTCGACACCGTCGCCGCCAGCCTCGACGCCGGCGTCCTCACCGTGCGCTTCCGGAAGCTGGCGCCCGACCAGATCAAGGGCCCGCGCGTGGTCGGCATCGCAGGGGGCGACGACGGCGCCGCCGCCAAGACGAGCATCGGCGACGCCGGCAAAGCTGCGGGCGAGGAGCGCCAGGCCAAGAAAGTCGAGCTCTGA
- the LOC127334991 gene encoding PHD finger protein ALFIN-LIKE 4-like, with the protein MGDSVLSVSAAIHPNVHSPEDVFRLYRGRRAGIVQALTEDVDEFYEKCDPDENALCLFGQPNGTWEVKLPLEDVPVELPEPVCGINFARDGTPKKVWLSMIAIHSDAWLMSMAFYHAGRVAFDRDDRELLFRLINTLPTVYETLKASSKKKSSSQTPEEEDGANASGGSDDQAMTECAACQETYNADDGHFWIGCDHCERWFHGRCVGMTPEKADEIERYMCPGCSYKSKQNKMKAPRQVCGDDS; encoded by the exons ATGGGCGACAGCGTCCTCTCGGTCTCGGCCGCCATCCACCCGAACGTGCACTCCCCGGAGGACGTCTTCCGCCTGTACCGCGGCCGCCGCGCCGGCATCGTGCAGGCCCTCACCGaag ACGTGGACGAGTTCTACGAGAAGTGCGACCCTG ACGAGAATGCCTTGTGCCTCTTTGGACAACCTAATGGAACCTGGGAAGTGAAACTGCCACTCGAGGATGTTCCTGTTGAACTTCCTGAGCCAGTATGTGGGATAAACTTTGCTCGCGATGGAACCCCCAAGAAAGTTTGGCTATCTATGATAGCTATCCATAGCGATGCATGGTTGATGTCCATGGCATTTTACCATGCCGGTCGTGTTGCATTTGACAGAGACGACAG GGAACTGCTCTTCAGGTTGATCAATACCCTTCCCACTGTCTATGAAACCCTGAAAGCCAGCAGCAAAAAAAAGTCTAGCTCCCAG ACGCCGGAGGAAGAGGACGGCGCCAATGCTAGTGGAGGCAGTGATGATCAAGCTATGACGGAGTGCGCCGCTTGTCAAGAGACCTACAACGCTGATGACGGGCACTTCTGGATTGGTTGCGACCATTGTGAGAGGTGGTTCCATGGCAGGTGTGTGGGGATGACTCCTGAGAAGGCAGATGAAATCGAGCGCTACATGTGCCCTGGTTGCAGCTACAAGAGTAAACAAAACAAGATGAAAGCTCCACGGCAAGTGTGTGGGGATGACTCTTGA